The Pyxidicoccus sp. MSG2 DNA segment CGGCCGCGACGAGCGCGGCCGCGGTGATGGCGGCGGCGAGGAGCGAGGCTTCAATCAGCGACTGCCGGCTCCCATGAAGCTCGCCCACCATGCGCACCAGGGCGAGCAGGAGCACCAGCACGGGGATGGAGGTGAAGAGGACGTAGCCCTCCATGAGCCGGTCTCCCAGTCGCTCGCGCAATTGCGCCACGGGCGAGGACGTGGAGGGCTTGAGCTGCTCGAAGAGGAGGTACTCCACCTGGGCGATGAGGCCGCCGCCGAGCAGCCAGTACCCGACGGCGAGCTTCACGTGACTGAGGAACGGGAAGGTCGGGTAGAGCCAGAGGTGCAGCGTGAAGGCAGCGAAGCCTGTCACCACCCACGTGCCCACGGAGAGCAGATAGGCATGGCGGGCCGGGGTGCGGCTTCCGTCCGACTCGGGTGCGAAGTGGAACACGACCTCTCGCAGGACCATGTGGACCGCGGAAAGCGCGAGCACGGAGCGCAGCAGCACGTGGGGCGGCAACGAGCAGATGAAGGTGCAGACGAGCCGCGCGTAGAGGTACGTGAACGCGCCCACCAGGAGCGTGCCTCCGTGCAACGAGAGGCGGACCTTGAGCGGGAACCGGGTGGCGAAGGAAGTCGTCATGGCGTGTTCGCTTCGCGACTCTAGGCCATCCACCGCCCGGGCGTTCATCAAGGCCCGGCGCTGACGCGGCGGGTCGGTCCGCGAGGCGGACTCCAACGAGCGAGCAGGCACAAGGGCGCACAGGAGAAAGCGTCGGCGCCACCGGCCTGGAGTTCACGGACGTATAGGCCACCGGAAGGTGGAACGGTGATGCGGGAGCCCCCTATGCTCGGCTCCGTGCGCCCTGCTCCCATCGCCGTCGTGTTGGCCTTCCTGCTGGCCCTCGCACCGCTGTCTCCTGCCTCCGCGCAGGAGGACCCGGACCCCCAGCTCAACGAACTCCGCTTCGACTGGAAGCGGGACGGCATCATCACCGGCACCGCCGCCGCGCTCTGGATTTCCAGCGAGGCCCTCTTCAAGGACGACCTCGCCCCCGCGCAGTGCCGCTGGTGCGACCGCGCTCCCGACGGCACCGACACCCTCAACCGGTTGGACCGCTGGGGCCGCGGGCTCGCGGGTGAGACGGAGCAGTCCCGCAAGCGCGCCAACACCTGGAGCAACATCCTCGGCTTCGCCGTGGTGCCCGCCAGCGTCCTTGGCATCCAGTTCGCCGTGGGCCGCGGCTCCGGCATGCCCGACCGCTTCTTCGCCGAGGACGCCACCATCATCATCCAGAGCGCCGTGCTCGCCTCCGTGGCCAACCAGACGGTGAAGTTCATCGCCGGCCGCGAGCGCCCCTTCGTGCACCAGCTCCCCGAAGACCAGAAGGGCCTCACCGCCCACCCCAACGACAACAACGTCTCCTTCTACAGCGGCCACACCAACCTCATGTTCTCCATGGTCGTGTCCGCGGGCACCGTGGCCGCGATGCGTGGCTATGAGCACCAGGGGTGGATCTGGGCCGTGGGCCTGCCGCTCGCCACCTCCGTGGGCCTGCTGCGCATGGGCGCCGACAAGCACTACCTCACCGACGTCGTCACCGGCGCCGTGATGGGCTCCGCGTTCGGCGTCGCCGTCCCCCTGCTGCTGCACGGACGCACCGGAGCCACCACGGGCCCGGACCGTCCGGGCACCGTGCGGATGATGCCCATGGCCGGCGCGCACATGGCGGGAATCTCGGGCACCTTCTGATGGGCACACGCGCGCTCAGACGCTGGCTGCTCGCGCTGTCCGTCCTCGCCGGCTGCCACGCGGCCCCGCCCGCGCCTTCTGTCCGTCCCCTGCTGGCACCGACGCCCGCGAGCACCGCCCCCGCCCTCTGGGGCCCGCTCCGCATGGGCACCCATGACGTGGGCCTGCGCGTGCTGGCCATCCCCGCCGGGAAGGACGCCGCCGACGCGCGCCAACTCCAGCTCACCGTCTGGTATCCCGCTCGCATCGGAGCCTCCGCCTCGCGCCTGCACTACCGCGACTACGTGGGCCTCACCGGCTCCGAGCAGCACCCGGAGTCCTGGGAGGATGCGGCCGTCTCCGAGGCCGCGGTGTCCCGCTACCAGCAACTCGTCACGGGGATGGGGCTGCCCGAGGCGGACGTGTCGGCCTGGCTGGGCACGGAGGTCGCCGCGGTGCGCGGGGCCACTCCGGCCCCGGGCCGCCATCCGCTGGTGCTCGTGGCACAGGGGCGCTTCCACTCCGCGCACCACCAGGCGGTGCTGGCCGAGTTCCTCGCGAGCCACGGCTACGTCGTGGCCACCACGCCCTTCCCCGCGCACCTCGCGCCCCCGTCGGAGAACGAGGATGTCCTCGCCATCGCACGGGGCCAGGCCCGGGAGCTTGCGCGCGCGCTCGAGGTCATGAAGGCGGACACGAGCGTGGACGCCTCCCGCGTGGCCCTGGTGGCGCACAGCTTCGGAGCCCGCGCCGCGTTCCTCTTCGCGCGGGAGCACCCGGAGACCGCGGCCCTCGTGAGCCTGGACGGCGGCATCGCCAACAGCCTGGGCAGGGAGTGGCTCACCGGCCTCCCCGACTTCCGCCCGGAGGACTTCCACGCGGCGCTGCTCCACCTCTACCAGGAGGGCGACGCGGTGGTGGTGCCCGACTTCGACCTCGTGCGCTCGCTGCGCGGCGCGGACCGGTGGCTCGTGCGCGTCGCGGGCCTGCGGCACCTCGACTTCACCAGCGTCGGCGCCGCCACCGCCGTGGCCCCGGCCCTCGCGCCCGACGGCCAGTCCACGGCGACGTCACGAGGCTGGGCCGCCTGCGCGAATG contains these protein-coding regions:
- a CDS encoding dienelactone hydrolase family protein, giving the protein MGTRALRRWLLALSVLAGCHAAPPAPSVRPLLAPTPASTAPALWGPLRMGTHDVGLRVLAIPAGKDAADARQLQLTVWYPARIGASASRLHYRDYVGLTGSEQHPESWEDAAVSEAAVSRYQQLVTGMGLPEADVSAWLGTEVAAVRGATPAPGRHPLVLVAQGRFHSAHHQAVLAEFLASHGYVVATTPFPAHLAPPSENEDVLAIARGQARELARALEVMKADTSVDASRVALVAHSFGARAAFLFAREHPETAALVSLDGGIANSLGREWLTGLPDFRPEDFHAALLHLYQEGDAVVVPDFDLVRSLRGADRWLVRVAGLRHLDFTSVGAATAVAPALAPDGQSTATSRGWAACANATRLFLDAKVRQQARALESLALPPGPSIAAPALTVTHLAPGQP
- a CDS encoding phosphatase PAP2 family protein, with translation MLGSVRPAPIAVVLAFLLALAPLSPASAQEDPDPQLNELRFDWKRDGIITGTAAALWISSEALFKDDLAPAQCRWCDRAPDGTDTLNRLDRWGRGLAGETEQSRKRANTWSNILGFAVVPASVLGIQFAVGRGSGMPDRFFAEDATIIIQSAVLASVANQTVKFIAGRERPFVHQLPEDQKGLTAHPNDNNVSFYSGHTNLMFSMVVSAGTVAAMRGYEHQGWIWAVGLPLATSVGLLRMGADKHYLTDVVTGAVMGSAFGVAVPLLLHGRTGATTGPDRPGTVRMMPMAGAHMAGISGTF